Below is a genomic region from Paludicola sp. MB14-C6.
CTCACGTAAAGATGAATTTAGCTCTGTTTTCACACTGATATTTTTCTTATATTCTGAAATTTCATTCTCTAAAGCAGCGATTCTGTTTATTGTTATAAGCTTTTCTGTGAAAGTTTGTTCGCTTATACAAAGGGCTTCTAGCTTTTTATCAAATTCAGCTTTGTTTTTTTCATATTGCACCTTTAATTCTTTTTGGCTTTGCTTGTTTTGTGCAATTGCTTCTAACAGTCTTTCATTTGTTAATAAATATTCACTTCGTTTTGCTTCAGTTGTTTGTATAGATGCTGAAATTTTGTTGACTTTTGTTTGCAGAGTATCAATTTGTTGTATGATATCTTCTTTAGTTTGTGAAGTATGAAGAACCTTTTGCGTATTTGTGGCAATTTGGATTTGAACGTTTTCTAATTTCTCTTTTTGAATGGCAACTGCTCGTTGAATTTCGTTTATTTTTTTGTCAATTCCTTCTATTTTAGGTAGCGGAGATATTTTTGATAAATCATTCCGCAAATGAATACTATTAATTTCTGTGTCTAGGTTAGAAACAAGAGACACATATTCTTTTTCTTTTTGTTCAATAGAAACTAAGATATGTGATGGATTGAGTTCCGTTTCTTCTATGTGGTTTTCTTTCAACATTAAAATCAGCTTTGCTTGTGCTTGCTCTAATTCCTGTGTACCGACTTCATAAGCTTGCTTTGCTTGATTTAATATTTCTTGGGAAATAAGTGCTTCGTTTGTTTGGGCTGGTTTAGGATGCTTTGTTGATCCGCAAACAGGGCACATTTCCCCATCTACAAGATTTTTCGCTAATAGTGAGGCTTGACCGTTAATAAATTGATGGAAAACAGCTTGATAGTTATTTTTTTGAGAAAGAAATCTTTTTGCCGAATTTTGATATTCTGATAGTGCTTTTTTACATAGTGAAAGTTTGTTGATTGTTGCATTGACTTCTTCTTTTTGATTAGAAAGAGAAACATATGTTTTGAAATTGACAAGTGCATTTTCATTTTCAGTTAGTTTCTCTTGTTCAAGAAGAATGTGGTCAATCCCATTTTTGAGAGATTCAATTTCTTGAAGTACTTCCAATTGGCTTTTTAAATTCTCAATTTTCTTTAAGTATTCGGGAACGAAATTTTGCTCAGACTTAGCAACTGTATATTCAGCTTCACTTTGATCAAGTAATTCTTTGTTTGCATGAAAATGCTCTTGGTATTGCGTTTGCTTTTGCTCTAATTCATTTAATTTGTTAGTTGTTTCGTTAATTGCTTGATATAGAGGTAAAATATCTTTTATCTTTTTTAGCAATGCTAATTCTTTTTCTTTACTTTGGTATGTATCTTTTTGTTGTTGCAACAGCAATAAGTCATTTTGTGTTTTTTCTAATTGTGTAAATTTAGCGTTTATTTCTTTAAAATAGGGAATGTTTAACTCTTCTTTTTGTTTATTGAGCTTGGTAATGGTTTCTTTTAAATCGATTGTTTGAATGGTTAGTTCTTGATTAAAAGATTTAAGCAGCGTTAAAGTTGACAAAATATTTTTCTCGCTTTTTGTTACTTCAGTTGCTAAATCATGATTATCGAGACAAGAAATGCTGTTGATATATGTAGCACATTCGGTATATGTTGTTTCTAAAGATGATTTTATTTGATTGGTATTCACACGTAATTGTTCTGTGAAATCATCCAGTATTTTAGTGCCGAATATTTTGCGCAATATTTTTTGCTTTTCTGAACTATCATCAGAAAGAAAACGTCTGAATTCACCTTGGGGCAGCATCACAATTTTCTTAAACTGGTCAACAGTAATGCCAAGCAATTCTTCGATATATTTATCAACTGTAGCCACACCCGAGAGGATTTCGCCATTTTCTAAGGTTAAAGTAGCAGTTGAATTTTCTTTTACAATATTGTTATTGCGCTTTTTTCTGAATTGCATAGGTTCTCTGCGAATGGAATATTGCTTTCCTTTCACAATAAAGTCAAAACTTACATAGCTTATAGTGCTTTCATCTGCGAAGTCACTTTTAAAGGTATCGGATTGACGGGT
It encodes:
- a CDS encoding AAA family ATPase, with translation MIPIKLEFEAFGPFAQKQAIDFRNFENERLFLISGQTGSGKTTIFDAITFSLYGQASGYTRQSDTFKSDFADESTISYVSFDFIVKGKQYSIRREPMQFRKKRNNNIVKENSTATLTLENGEILSGVATVDKYIEELLGITVDQFKKIVMLPQGEFRRFLSDDSSEKQKILRKIFGTKILDDFTEQLRVNTNQIKSSLETTYTECATYINSISCLDNHDLATEVTKSEKNILSTLTLLKSFNQELTIQTIDLKETITKLNKQKEELNIPYFKEINAKFTQLEKTQNDLLLLQQQKDTYQSKEKELALLKKIKDILPLYQAINETTNKLNELEQKQTQYQEHFHANKELLDQSEAEYTVAKSEQNFVPEYLKKIENLKSQLEVLQEIESLKNGIDHILLEQEKLTENENALVNFKTYVSLSNQKEEVNATINKLSLCKKALSEYQNSAKRFLSQKNNYQAVFHQFINGQASLLAKNLVDGEMCPVCGSTKHPKPAQTNEALISQEILNQAKQAYEVGTQELEQAQAKLILMLKENHIEETELNPSHILVSIEQKEKEYVSLVSNLDTEINSIHLRNDLSKISPLPKIEGIDKKINEIQRAVAIQKEKLENVQIQIATNTQKVLHTSQTKEDIIQQIDTLQTKVNKISASIQTTEAKRSEYLLTNERLLEAIAQNKQSQKELKVQYEKNKAEFDKKLEALCISEQTFTEKLITINRIAALENEISEYKKNISVKTELNSSLREQLAGLSPINMDALQEQSTKIESEIAEKNDIYIRYTSSLHTNSELYQKLNNKQHQYEKQSKQFSQINKLFEVANGKYSDKLNFERYVLATYFNDVITNANLRLEQMTSSRYTLIRRAEKEKGNKSSGLSLDVFDTYTGKTRHVNTLSGGESFKIALALALGMADIISQNSGGIELNTLFIDEGFGSLDSHSLDQAIECLNDLRSSGRYIGIISHVNELKEKIPAKINVLQQPTGSYIE